In a single window of the Terriglobus roseus genome:
- a CDS encoding catalase, with protein sequence MLKSDTDKKVTPTTAAVLESDTVGHEVGNGGELHQVAGGTHPAMRTQGGVIIHDDENQLKAGDRGPSLAEDHFYLEKTQHFDHERIPERIVHARGYGARGFFELTDSLAGITKAKIFNETGIKTPVFVRFSTVAGNMGSFDAARDVRGFAVKFYTNEGNWDLVGNNIPVFFIQDAIKFTDLIHSVKQEPDRGFPQAASAHDTFWDFASLTPESTHMLMWVMSDRAIPRSFRMMEGFGVHTFRLINEAGESTYVKFHWRPKLGTQSLIWDEAVKINGADPDFHRRDLWDSIEEGAFPEWELGVQLFDEDFANKFDFDILDSTKLIPEEILPLRIIGRMVLDRNVDNYFAETEQVAFCVRDVVPGIDFTNDPLLQGRILSYVDTQISRLGGPNYKQIPVNMPKGIGCPVMNMQRDGHMTISPQKGRVSYSPSSLEVDTPRQDPSANSTFHEAIAGDKLRVRAESFGDHFSQALQFFNSQTETEQNHIISAFIFELSKVETLPVRQRVVAQLANVDQTIADRVAAGLGMKSTPAAFPTGVAARTDLKPSPALSILAKAPATLKGRKVGCLVADGTDLEMVKSLKAAAKRLGADFAVIAPKVGGATSADGKTIEGDFQLAGGPSVLFDTVFLALSEDGAKTLSKESAAVQWVSDAFAHLKVIGTTAGAKALLTRAGVTPDAGIITDDAEAYLKAAAAGRTWDREPNVRTIY encoded by the coding sequence ATGCTGAAGTCCGATACAGACAAGAAGGTCACGCCCACCACCGCAGCCGTACTTGAGAGCGACACCGTCGGCCATGAAGTTGGCAATGGTGGCGAGTTGCACCAGGTAGCCGGTGGCACGCATCCCGCCATGCGCACGCAGGGCGGCGTCATCATTCATGACGATGAGAACCAGCTCAAGGCCGGCGACCGCGGCCCATCCCTTGCCGAAGACCACTTCTATCTTGAGAAGACCCAGCACTTCGACCATGAGCGCATTCCTGAGCGCATCGTTCATGCTCGCGGATATGGCGCACGCGGCTTCTTCGAACTGACCGACTCCCTCGCCGGCATCACCAAGGCGAAGATCTTCAATGAGACCGGCATCAAGACACCCGTCTTCGTACGCTTCTCCACCGTCGCCGGCAACATGGGCTCGTTCGACGCAGCACGCGACGTGCGCGGCTTTGCCGTGAAGTTCTACACGAATGAAGGCAACTGGGATCTTGTCGGCAATAACATTCCCGTCTTCTTCATCCAGGACGCCATCAAGTTCACCGACCTCATCCACTCCGTCAAGCAGGAGCCCGACCGCGGATTCCCGCAGGCCGCCTCCGCACACGACACCTTCTGGGACTTCGCCTCGCTCACGCCCGAATCCACACACATGCTGATGTGGGTCATGAGCGATCGTGCGATTCCCCGCTCCTTCCGCATGATGGAAGGCTTCGGCGTCCACACCTTCCGGCTGATCAACGAAGCCGGCGAGTCGACCTACGTGAAGTTCCACTGGCGCCCCAAGCTTGGCACGCAATCCCTCATCTGGGATGAAGCCGTCAAGATCAACGGCGCCGACCCCGACTTCCATCGCCGCGATCTTTGGGACTCCATCGAAGAAGGCGCCTTCCCCGAGTGGGAGCTCGGCGTGCAGCTCTTCGATGAGGACTTCGCCAACAAGTTCGACTTCGACATTCTCGACTCCACGAAGCTGATCCCGGAAGAGATCCTGCCGCTGCGCATCATCGGCCGCATGGTGCTCGACCGCAACGTCGACAACTACTTTGCAGAGACCGAGCAGGTCGCCTTCTGCGTCCGCGACGTCGTTCCCGGCATCGACTTCACCAACGACCCCCTGCTGCAGGGCCGCATCCTCAGCTACGTCGACACGCAGATCTCTCGCCTCGGCGGCCCGAACTATAAGCAGATCCCGGTGAACATGCCCAAAGGCATCGGCTGCCCGGTGATGAACATGCAGCGCGACGGTCATATGACCATCTCGCCGCAGAAGGGCCGCGTCTCGTACTCGCCCAGTTCGCTTGAGGTCGATACCCCGCGCCAGGACCCTAGCGCCAACTCAACCTTCCACGAAGCCATCGCAGGCGACAAGCTGCGCGTCCGTGCGGAGTCGTTCGGTGACCACTTCTCGCAGGCACTGCAGTTCTTCAACTCGCAGACCGAGACGGAGCAGAACCACATCATCTCCGCCTTTATCTTCGAATTATCGAAGGTTGAGACGCTCCCCGTGCGCCAGCGTGTCGTGGCACAGCTTGCCAACGTCGATCAGACCATCGCAGACCGCGTCGCCGCAGGCCTTGGCATGAAGTCCACTCCAGCTGCCTTCCCAACAGGAGTCGCTGCACGGACCGACCTCAAGCCCTCGCCTGCACTCAGCATCCTCGCCAAGGCACCGGCAACCCTGAAGGGTCGCAAAGTCGGCTGCCTCGTAGCTGATGGCACCGATCTGGAAATGGTGAAGTCGCTCAAGGCAGCGGCAAAGCGGCTGGGCGCGGACTTCGCGGTCATCGCGCCCAAGGTCGGGGGCGCTACCAGCGCCGACGGCAAGACGATCGAAGGCGACTTTCAGCTCGCAGGCGGTCCGTCCGTACTCTTCGACACGGTCTTCCTCGCACTCAGCGAAGACGGTGCCAAGACGCTCAGCAAGGAGTCCGCAGCAGTGCAGTGGGTCTCCGACGCCTTCGCCCACCTGAAGGTCATCGGCACCACCGCAGGCGCCAAGGCGCTCCTCACCCGCGCCGGCGTAACTCCCGACGCAGGCATCATCACCGACGACGCAGAAGCCTACCTGAAGGCGGCCGCAGCAGGCCGCACCTGGGATCGCGAACCCAACGTCCGCACCATCTACTAA
- a CDS encoding deoxyribodipyrimidine photo-lyase yields the protein MDSVSVRASAPRGKKAISGRARPDGQGAERAAREEAAARALHADLPQALRVLAGNDRVTVRRDGPPDTNGKTVVYWMQRAQRGVDNAALDCAVAVANALGLPVVVYFAGISNFPHANLRHYVFLNQGLRDVEADLAKRNVSFVLRNAPREDWLRMFRDVEAAIVIGDENPMRVPEGWRQHVAKGIKVPFWTVDADVIVPMKRFEKAQYAAYTIRTRLWRMVPEYVEPYENPRALHAWKRPKSFVADDPAADMTAGWKDLDRSVGAAPDLVGGAHAAQARLKLFVTKMLGEYAERRNHPEVDGTSLLSPYLHYGHVSPLRILMEIEAAVAKNPSWRESADSFLDEMVTWRELCVNFVKYNPHYDDPQCAEPWAVTTVEKHAHDVRDPTYTVQQMEHAETYDELWNAAQRQMVRRGWMHNYMRMYWAKKILEWSPSNAEAMKTAIYLNDKYFLDGRDPGGYAGIAWAMYGKFDRPWGERKVFGKIRYMSGASTGKKFKSKDYIAQNAAL from the coding sequence ATGGATAGCGTGAGTGTGCGAGCCTCTGCGCCGCGGGGCAAGAAGGCAATTTCCGGTAGAGCACGGCCCGACGGCCAGGGTGCGGAACGCGCGGCGCGCGAAGAGGCCGCTGCGCGCGCACTGCATGCGGACCTGCCACAGGCGCTCCGCGTGCTTGCGGGCAATGATCGTGTGACGGTTCGGCGTGATGGGCCGCCGGATACAAACGGCAAGACGGTCGTTTACTGGATGCAGCGCGCGCAGCGAGGCGTGGACAATGCTGCTTTGGACTGCGCCGTGGCGGTGGCGAACGCGCTTGGACTGCCGGTGGTCGTGTACTTTGCGGGCATCAGCAACTTTCCCCATGCAAACCTGCGGCACTACGTATTTCTGAACCAGGGATTGCGTGATGTGGAAGCAGACCTGGCGAAACGCAACGTGAGCTTTGTCTTACGCAATGCGCCGCGTGAGGACTGGCTGCGCATGTTCCGGGATGTTGAGGCTGCCATCGTGATCGGGGACGAGAACCCGATGCGCGTGCCGGAGGGTTGGCGGCAGCATGTTGCAAAGGGTATCAAGGTGCCTTTCTGGACGGTGGATGCGGATGTGATCGTGCCCATGAAGCGCTTTGAGAAGGCGCAGTATGCGGCTTACACGATTCGCACACGGCTGTGGCGGATGGTACCGGAGTATGTGGAACCTTATGAAAATCCCCGGGCGCTGCATGCGTGGAAGAGGCCGAAGAGTTTTGTCGCGGATGATCCTGCGGCAGATATGACGGCGGGATGGAAAGACCTTGATCGTAGTGTGGGGGCGGCACCCGACCTGGTGGGAGGAGCCCACGCGGCACAGGCACGCCTGAAGTTGTTCGTGACGAAGATGCTTGGCGAGTATGCGGAGAGACGCAACCATCCGGAGGTGGATGGCACTTCGCTGCTTAGTCCCTATCTCCACTATGGGCATGTGAGTCCTCTGCGCATTCTGATGGAGATTGAAGCCGCGGTGGCGAAGAATCCGTCATGGCGTGAGAGCGCGGATAGCTTTCTGGATGAGATGGTGACGTGGCGCGAGCTATGCGTGAATTTTGTGAAGTACAACCCGCATTACGACGATCCGCAGTGCGCCGAGCCGTGGGCTGTGACGACGGTAGAGAAGCATGCCCACGATGTGCGCGACCCCACGTACACCGTGCAGCAGATGGAGCATGCCGAGACCTACGATGAACTGTGGAATGCAGCGCAGCGGCAGATGGTGCGTCGTGGATGGATGCACAACTACATGCGTATGTATTGGGCGAAGAAGATCCTCGAGTGGTCTCCCAGCAATGCCGAGGCGATGAAGACGGCCATTTACCTGAACGATAAGTACTTCCTCGACGGTCGTGATCCCGGCGGATATGCCGGGATTGCGTGGGCAATGTACGGCAAGTTCGATCGACCCTGGGGTGAGCGAAAGGTGTTTGGAAAGATCCGTTATATGAGTGGAGCGAGTACGGGAAAGAAGTTCAAGTCAAAGGACTACATCGCGCAGAACGCTGCTCTGTAG
- a CDS encoding NUDIX domain-containing protein: protein MEEPPIKTISSRTVYQNKWSRVREDIIERTDGVRGLYGVLDKDPACIVIPLERTANGDFLTLVHQYRYCVEGSFYEFPQGGWEQGEDVDVEALARGELQEETGLSAGTLTKIGANWIAYGAMRQRHHVWLAVDLTQGETALEAEEHGLTAHRVSVEEFERMILDGRVEDNCTLAAWGTYLVWSRRASV from the coding sequence ATGGAAGAGCCCCCAATCAAAACCATCAGCAGTCGCACGGTGTATCAGAACAAGTGGTCGCGTGTGCGGGAAGACATCATTGAGCGTACGGATGGCGTGCGTGGTTTGTACGGTGTGCTGGACAAGGATCCCGCGTGCATCGTGATTCCGCTGGAGCGAACCGCGAACGGCGACTTTCTGACACTCGTTCATCAGTACCGCTACTGCGTGGAGGGCAGCTTCTACGAGTTCCCGCAGGGCGGCTGGGAGCAGGGCGAGGATGTCGACGTGGAAGCGCTGGCTCGTGGCGAACTGCAGGAGGAGACCGGTTTGAGTGCCGGCACGCTGACAAAGATTGGTGCGAACTGGATTGCGTACGGCGCCATGCGTCAGCGGCACCATGTCTGGCTGGCGGTGGACCTGACGCAGGGTGAGACCGCCCTGGAAGCGGAAGAGCACGGCCTGACCGCGCATCGCGTGAGCGTCGAAGAGTTCGAGCGGATGATCCTGGATGGGCGCGTGGAAGATAACTGCACGCTGGCGGCGTGGGGGACTTACCTGGTGTGGTCGCGGCGAGCCTCGGTTTAA
- a CDS encoding GAF domain-containing protein, which translates to MTDEVVVDLEACAREPIHIPGAIQPHGLLFVLREPELIIAQVSENAEWMLGKPVDQLLGKDISSFLDTSQIAKVRFALDSVDPRDNNPVELGLFASNTESQFDGFVHRHDGFSYLELEAASLTAGARFLDFYKRVSHLTSKLHATSSLAEMLRESTQGIRSMTGFDRVMIYRFAESNEGEVVAETVAEGVDSFLGLWYPASDIPEQARRLYLLNPIRNIVDVDYTPAAIIPVINPDSGRPADLSFAALRSVSPTHCEYLKNMGVAASMSVSIILDGRLWGLIACHHQAPKFVSYEVRKACTFIGQVLSGEISRRETLESSAYQSHATSMQASFLELMAGSANPLLGLVNYSPTLLDLIPADGVAVVLGEKTHLLGTTPGYDDLMQLIRQLQSAGMASTFVTRSLKNHFPLTEAMRDTASGLIALLIQREPATYIFFFRSEVARTVLWGGNPEKPVVPSDDGFRVGPRKSFEAWKEQMTGQSLPWSKNEIRAAQELRNLVTVVMYGK; encoded by the coding sequence ATGACTGATGAAGTTGTAGTAGACCTCGAAGCCTGTGCCAGAGAGCCCATACATATACCGGGTGCAATCCAGCCCCACGGACTCCTGTTCGTTTTACGAGAACCAGAGCTCATCATCGCTCAAGTCAGCGAGAACGCCGAATGGATGCTCGGCAAGCCGGTTGACCAACTTCTTGGAAAGGATATCTCAAGCTTCCTGGATACGAGTCAAATTGCTAAAGTCCGGTTCGCCCTAGACTCGGTAGACCCGCGCGACAACAACCCTGTAGAACTCGGTCTGTTTGCTTCAAACACGGAGTCGCAATTCGACGGGTTCGTGCACCGTCATGATGGTTTCTCCTACCTTGAACTTGAAGCGGCTTCGCTCACGGCAGGCGCGAGGTTTCTGGATTTCTATAAGAGGGTTTCCCATCTGACATCGAAACTGCACGCCACAAGTTCTCTGGCTGAAATGCTGCGTGAGTCAACGCAGGGCATACGGTCTATGACCGGCTTCGATCGTGTCATGATCTATCGGTTTGCCGAGAGCAACGAAGGCGAAGTGGTGGCCGAAACGGTGGCCGAAGGGGTCGACTCATTCCTCGGCCTATGGTATCCCGCCAGCGACATTCCGGAACAAGCGAGAAGGCTGTATCTACTGAATCCCATACGGAACATCGTGGACGTCGACTACACTCCTGCTGCGATTATTCCTGTCATCAACCCGGACAGCGGCCGCCCGGCAGACCTGAGCTTTGCGGCACTTCGCAGCGTGTCTCCCACTCACTGCGAATATCTGAAAAACATGGGCGTCGCAGCCTCAATGTCGGTCTCCATCATTCTCGACGGCAGATTGTGGGGACTGATTGCGTGCCATCATCAAGCGCCTAAGTTCGTCAGCTATGAGGTTCGGAAGGCCTGCACGTTCATCGGGCAAGTGCTTTCCGGAGAAATCTCACGACGCGAGACACTGGAGTCGTCTGCCTATCAGTCACACGCTACGTCGATGCAGGCAAGCTTTTTGGAACTGATGGCTGGTTCGGCCAACCCGCTGCTGGGCCTGGTGAACTACTCACCAACCCTGCTTGATCTAATACCGGCGGACGGCGTTGCTGTGGTCCTGGGCGAAAAGACTCACTTACTGGGTACGACGCCGGGCTACGACGATCTCATGCAACTGATTCGTCAATTGCAGTCCGCAGGCATGGCAAGCACATTCGTAACGCGCTCCCTAAAGAATCACTTCCCGCTGACTGAGGCGATGCGCGACACCGCATCGGGTCTTATCGCACTGCTGATCCAGCGGGAACCAGCAACCTATATCTTCTTCTTCCGATCTGAGGTAGCACGGACCGTTCTATGGGGAGGTAACCCTGAGAAGCCGGTAGTGCCTTCTGACGACGGCTTCCGCGTTGGACCGCGCAAATCTTTCGAAGCCTGGAAGGAACAGATGACCGGTCAATCTCTCCCATGGTCAAAAAACGAGATTCGGGCAGCTCAAGAACTTCGGAATCTTGTCACGGTCGTGATGTACGGGAAGTGA
- a CDS encoding PAS domain S-box protein has protein sequence MKRDARERATRGNDRSVISGVPHSSAADWMFLQPAILDQMHDSIIVTDLEGIVTGCNRASSQIYGYSPEELIGRSVSILYPQEDRHLLYEQVFPTVLATGEFHGEQRNRTRSGDSIYIHLSLSLLRDGEGAPIGVVGFSVNVTQQKLGDLAIQRHDDVQRQLNAERADNDMMRLLFTAVERAEDVFLITDAEPVDLPGPRILYVNQAFEKMTGYTASEVLGQTPRILQGPKTDRAALDRIRTALNSWKPIREEMTNYRKDGSEFTVDLSIVPIADDKGWYTHWMAIQRDTTEQTQMREEIALKESRLHFLTESIPQLLWTSNKYGECEFVSQACARFLGVEASACYGQGWFQFIHPEDLERSVKVWREAVAQQHTFIVEYRLRRHDGEFIWFLHRAVPRISDTGETMEWIGSSTDIAQQKRSEEAIRQTEKLAAVGRLASSISHEINNPLASVTNLLYLLGTQPSLTKTSQEYVRTAQEELARVTEITTHTLRFHNQATSPVPTRMAELLDSILSFYRPRLTSAGIVVRREYERTEQLTCLAGDIRQALSNLIANAVEASEPGTRLRVRLRNSVTWRYRKHRGIRITIADSGHGIPLETRHRIFEPFYTTKGITGTGLGLWIAKDLIAKHEGRISLKSSTEPNRHGTVFSILFPYEPNKAISS, from the coding sequence ATGAAGCGTGACGCAAGAGAACGTGCAACTCGCGGGAACGATCGGTCCGTAATTTCGGGTGTGCCCCACTCGAGCGCTGCTGACTGGATGTTTCTGCAGCCAGCCATCCTCGACCAGATGCATGACTCCATCATCGTTACGGATCTTGAGGGGATCGTGACAGGGTGTAATCGCGCCTCCTCACAGATCTACGGGTACTCACCGGAGGAATTGATCGGGAGGAGCGTCTCGATTCTCTATCCCCAGGAAGATCGGCACCTGCTCTACGAACAGGTGTTTCCAACGGTGCTCGCTACGGGCGAGTTCCATGGTGAGCAGAGAAATCGAACACGATCCGGGGACTCTATCTACATCCACCTATCGCTTTCGCTGCTGAGAGACGGCGAGGGCGCCCCCATTGGCGTCGTCGGATTCTCCGTCAATGTGACCCAGCAGAAATTAGGCGACCTCGCCATCCAACGTCACGATGATGTCCAACGCCAACTGAATGCAGAGCGAGCAGATAACGACATGATGCGGCTACTTTTCACTGCAGTGGAAAGAGCTGAAGACGTCTTTCTAATCACTGACGCTGAGCCAGTCGACCTGCCGGGACCTCGAATCCTTTACGTCAACCAGGCTTTCGAAAAGATGACCGGCTACACGGCCAGCGAAGTCCTCGGCCAAACTCCGCGAATACTGCAAGGCCCAAAAACGGATCGCGCAGCTCTGGATCGGATCCGTACTGCTCTCAATTCGTGGAAGCCGATCCGTGAGGAGATGACGAACTACAGAAAAGATGGCTCAGAGTTTACGGTCGATCTCTCAATCGTGCCAATTGCAGATGATAAGGGGTGGTACACGCACTGGATGGCGATTCAGCGCGACACGACTGAGCAAACCCAGATGAGGGAAGAGATCGCACTGAAAGAATCGCGTCTCCATTTTCTTACGGAGTCCATTCCACAACTCTTATGGACTTCGAACAAGTATGGAGAGTGCGAGTTCGTCAGCCAGGCCTGCGCGAGGTTTTTAGGAGTGGAAGCGAGCGCCTGTTATGGACAAGGATGGTTCCAGTTTATCCATCCGGAAGACCTGGAGCGCTCCGTCAAAGTCTGGAGGGAAGCGGTCGCTCAGCAGCACACCTTCATCGTGGAGTATCGGTTACGCCGGCATGACGGCGAATTCATCTGGTTTCTTCATCGGGCTGTCCCGCGTATCAGTGACACCGGCGAAACGATGGAGTGGATTGGTAGTTCCACGGACATAGCCCAGCAGAAACGCAGTGAAGAAGCCATCCGTCAGACGGAAAAGCTGGCAGCGGTCGGGCGTCTCGCGTCAAGCATCTCTCATGAAATCAATAATCCACTGGCATCCGTTACGAACCTGCTGTACCTCTTAGGAACGCAGCCATCACTCACAAAAACCTCCCAGGAGTATGTGCGCACGGCACAGGAAGAATTGGCGCGCGTTACAGAAATCACAACTCATACGCTTCGCTTCCACAATCAAGCAACGTCTCCGGTTCCAACGCGTATGGCTGAACTGCTGGATTCGATCTTGTCGTTCTATCGACCCAGGCTTACATCGGCAGGCATCGTCGTTCGGCGTGAGTACGAGAGGACAGAGCAACTCACTTGCCTTGCTGGAGACATCCGCCAGGCGCTATCCAATCTAATCGCGAACGCTGTCGAAGCTTCCGAACCTGGGACACGCCTGCGCGTCCGCCTGCGTAATTCGGTTACGTGGAGATACCGCAAACATCGCGGCATCCGGATCACGATCGCAGACAGTGGACATGGCATCCCGCTCGAGACACGGCATCGCATCTTCGAGCCGTTCTACACAACAAAGGGTATTACGGGCACGGGACTTGGACTCTGGATAGCAAAGGACCTTATTGCGAAGCATGAAGGGCGAATCTCACTGAAGAGTTCGACGGAACCGAACAGACATGGAACCGTCTTTTCAATTCTTTTCCCGTACGAGCCGAACAAGGCGATTTCTTCCTAA